The following proteins are co-located in the Fusobacterium sp. IOR10 genome:
- a CDS encoding EAL domain-containing protein translates to MVSKKHTILVVDDNEINIKILEKILEKDYNVLSANNGQEALDIIRSENNKIATILLDLVMPVMDGFEFLKIHQRDRVFSSLPVIVMTQQNDVDTEIEALSLGASDFLPKPYNPIIIKHRIKNIIELIQNSLLVNTLEKDSLTNLYTKEAFFGYVEKYLKDSKADFDLIGLNIERFKLVNDIFGMKEGDRLLEFIAKLIEKKFGDYEVVCSRAVADQFYIFINRDADYINILYEIEREIKAYNLNIEISIHFGVYQINNKKVPISIMCDRVKLAIDSIKGKYNMLYSRYDEKLIEKIKAEQELLNCMEESLKNKDFKVYLQPKSNLITGEVVGAEALIRWVHKDLGFITPNRFIPLFEKNGFITNIDMFVLEEVCSKLKNWIDRGVKPIRISINLSRVDIYNPNLIKMMMVIINKYEVPIEYISLEITETSYTENSKQLITVVKNLKKIGFNIEMDDFGSGYSSLNMLEELPIDILKLDIKFLETSSKTKNNIGILNFVVGLGKWLDLSLIVEGVETIEQVNYLKSIGYTYGQGYYFAKPMPKDDFEKYLIENRNKKEILNIGNDFKNKFIPLIEIEEILNPNSQFSKIFESEMSVLSVQEYSNGNLSTIRANKRFFKRMNITSEMIYDKNLNLFKLVHEDDIFETKENLNEVVSTNKGLLTELRLKNLNNLNDYFKIQVRVIPLEITQLKSILLFSYENIEKVI, encoded by the coding sequence ATGGTTAGTAAAAAACACACGATATTAGTAGTTGATGATAATGAAATAAACATAAAAATATTAGAGAAAATATTAGAAAAAGATTATAATGTTTTGTCAGCAAATAATGGGCAAGAGGCTCTAGATATTATTCGTTCTGAAAATAATAAAATAGCTACTATTTTATTAGATTTAGTTATGCCTGTTATGGATGGATTTGAGTTTTTAAAAATTCATCAAAGGGATAGAGTTTTTTCAAGTCTTCCAGTAATTGTTATGACACAACAAAATGATGTGGACACAGAAATAGAAGCCCTCTCATTAGGTGCCTCAGATTTTCTACCTAAGCCATATAATCCAATAATAATAAAACATAGAATTAAAAATATTATTGAACTAATACAAAATTCTTTATTAGTAAATACTTTAGAAAAAGATAGTTTAACAAATTTATATACAAAGGAAGCTTTCTTTGGATATGTGGAAAAATATTTAAAAGATTCAAAAGCTGATTTTGATTTGATAGGTTTAAATATAGAAAGATTTAAATTAGTTAATGATATTTTTGGAATGAAAGAAGGGGATAGGTTATTAGAATTTATAGCTAAATTAATTGAAAAGAAATTCGGAGATTATGAAGTTGTATGTTCTAGAGCTGTAGCAGATCAATTTTATATATTTATAAATAGAGATGCAGATTATATAAATATTTTATATGAAATTGAAAGAGAAATAAAAGCATATAATTTAAATATAGAAATTTCAATACATTTTGGAGTATATCAAATAAATAATAAGAAAGTTCCAATAAGCATCATGTGTGATAGAGTTAAGTTAGCAATAGATTCAATAAAGGGAAAATACAACATGCTTTATTCTCGCTATGATGAAAAGTTAATAGAAAAAATTAAAGCAGAACAAGAGTTATTAAATTGTATGGAAGAATCTTTAAAAAATAAAGATTTTAAAGTATATTTACAACCAAAATCAAATTTAATAACAGGGGAAGTTGTAGGAGCAGAAGCTTTGATTAGATGGGTGCACAAGGACCTTGGATTTATAACTCCAAATAGATTTATACCATTATTTGAAAAAAATGGATTTATAACAAACATTGATATGTTTGTGTTAGAGGAAGTATGCTCTAAATTAAAAAATTGGATAGATAGAGGTGTAAAACCAATAAGAATTTCAATTAATTTATCTAGAGTTGACATATATAATCCTAATTTAATAAAAATGATGATGGTTATAATTAATAAATATGAAGTACCTATAGAATATATTAGTTTAGAAATAACAGAAACCTCTTATACAGAAAATTCTAAACAATTAATAACAGTTGTTAAAAATTTAAAAAAAATAGGGTTTAACATAGAAATGGATGACTTTGGTAGTGGATATTCTTCTCTAAATATGCTAGAAGAGTTACCTATTGATATTTTAAAATTAGATATTAAATTTTTAGAAACTTCATCAAAAACAAAAAACAATATAGGAATATTAAATTTTGTTGTGGGATTAGGAAAGTGGTTAGATTTATCTTTGATAGTTGAAGGGGTTGAAACTATAGAGCAGGTTAATTATCTGAAAAGTATAGGATATACCTATGGTCAAGGATATTATTTTGCTAAACCTATGCCAAAGGATGATTTTGAGAAATATTTAATTGAAAATAGAAATAAAAAAGAAATTTTAAATATAGGTAATGATTTTAAAAATAAATTTATCCCTCTAATAGAGATAGAAGAGATATTAAATCCAAATTCTCAATTTAGTAAAATTTTTGAAAGTGAAATGTCAGTTCTTTCAGTTCAGGAATATTCCAATGGAAATTTATCAACAATAAGAGCAAATAAAAGATTTTTTAAAAGAATGAATATTACCAGTGAGATGATATATGATAAAAATTTAAATTTATTTAAATTGGTTCATGAGGATGATATTTTTGAAACAAAAGAAAATCTTAATGAAGTAGTTTCCACAAATAAAGGTCTTCTAAC
- a CDS encoding transporter substrate-binding domain-containing protein: protein MKKIMILILTIVTFSFSFGMKKIYVGTNAEFKPYEYLEGDKIVGFDIELMEAMTKELNYEIKWVNMSFSGLLPALQSNKIDVVIAGMAPTSERLKAVDFSKPYLAFGTGHSVIVNKESSILKKEDLKDKKVGVQLGSKQEELDKNQGGEVVLFDSFAGAILSLNQNKIDAVVMDENSGKEYIKKTKELKIVDTIMDDSPGEAMAFKKGNKKLEEEFEVAFNKVLKSGEYLQLVKKYFPNKVGNNIIK, encoded by the coding sequence ATGAAAAAAATAATGATTTTAATATTAACAATTGTAACATTTAGTTTTAGCTTTGGAATGAAAAAAATATACGTTGGAACAAATGCAGAATTTAAACCCTATGAATATTTAGAAGGGGACAAAATAGTAGGTTTTGATATTGAGTTAATGGAGGCTATGACAAAAGAATTAAACTATGAAATTAAATGGGTAAATATGAGCTTTTCAGGATTATTACCAGCTTTACAAAGTAATAAAATAGACGTTGTTATTGCTGGAATGGCACCAACTTCAGAAAGATTAAAAGCAGTTGATTTTTCAAAACCTTACTTGGCCTTTGGAACAGGACATTCAGTTATTGTTAATAAAGAAAGTAGTATATTAAAAAAAGAGGATTTAAAGGATAAAAAAGTTGGAGTTCAATTGGGATCAAAGCAAGAAGAGTTAGATAAGAATCAAGGGGGGGAAGTTGTCTTGTTTGATTCATTTGCAGGAGCAATATTATCATTAAATCAAAATAAAATAGATGCTGTAGTTATGGATGAAAATAGTGGGAAAGAATATATTAAGAAAACTAAAGAATTAAAAATAGTTGATACAATTATGGATGATTCTCCAGGTGAAGCTATGGCTTTTAAGAAGGGCAATAAAAAATTAGAAGAAGAATTTGAAGTGGCTTTTAATAAAGTATTGAAAAGTGGAGAATATTTGCAATTAGTAAAAAAATATTTCCCAAATAAAGTTGGTAACAATATTATAAAATAA
- a CDS encoding M20 family metallopeptidase, with protein sequence MLENLEKEFEKIFSELKALNEYLYNNPEIGRKEFKSSKAHIEFLEKKGFKVTKEYANIKTAYRAEYDSGKEGPCICFMAEYDALPEIGHGCGHNILGVTSIGAGVILKNVINNYGGKIVVLGTPAEENFGAKVDMAKAHVFDDIDVAIISHPTGRCHKKSSSSQAIEALEFKFIGKTAHAAGDPYNGINALDAVIQLFNSVNALRQQTKATSKIHGIISKGGEAANIIPDLGVANFYVRDKTTKEMYALSEKVKNCAKGAAMATGCTLEINNYEYTFKHLITNETLSETYTKNLQKIGLEEIELSNSDGSTDAGDVSHVCPTIHSYFPISSKDLIGHSLEFARASVTEEAYKGMKEAIFAMVLTGKDLIQDKKLLNAVKKEFNQINN encoded by the coding sequence ATGTTAGAAAATTTAGAAAAAGAATTTGAAAAAATATTTTCAGAATTAAAAGCTTTAAATGAATATTTATATAATAATCCAGAAATTGGAAGAAAGGAATTTAAATCTTCAAAGGCACATATTGAATTTTTAGAAAAAAAAGGTTTTAAAGTAACAAAAGAGTATGCGAATATAAAAACTGCTTATAGAGCTGAATACGACAGTGGAAAAGAGGGACCTTGTATTTGTTTTATGGCTGAATATGATGCCTTACCTGAAATAGGACATGGTTGTGGTCATAATATTTTAGGAGTAACAAGTATTGGAGCTGGTGTAATATTAAAAAATGTCATAAATAATTATGGAGGAAAAATTGTTGTTTTAGGAACTCCAGCAGAGGAAAATTTTGGAGCAAAAGTGGATATGGCAAAGGCTCATGTTTTTGATGACATTGATGTAGCAATCATATCCCATCCAACAGGAAGATGTCATAAAAAAAGTTCATCTAGTCAAGCTATTGAAGCTTTAGAATTTAAATTCATAGGGAAAACAGCCCATGCAGCAGGGGATCCATATAATGGAATTAATGCACTAGACGCAGTCATTCAATTATTTAATAGTGTAAATGCCTTGAGACAACAAACAAAGGCAACGTCAAAAATACATGGAATAATTTCAAAAGGGGGGGAAGCGGCAAATATTATTCCAGATTTAGGAGTAGCTAACTTCTATGTTAGGGATAAAACAACAAAAGAAATGTATGCTCTAAGTGAAAAAGTTAAAAATTGTGCTAAAGGAGCAGCAATGGCCACAGGATGTACATTAGAAATAAATAATTATGAATATACTTTTAAACATTTAATAACAAATGAAACATTATCAGAGACTTATACTAAAAATTTACAAAAAATAGGATTAGAAGAAATAGAATTATCTAATTCAGATGGGTCTACAGATGCTGGAGATGTTAGTCATGTATGTCCTACAATTCATTCTTACTTTCCAATATCTTCAAAGGATTTAATTGGACATAGTTTAGAATTTGCTAGAGCCAGTGTGACAGAAGAAGCTTACAAAGGAATGAAAGAAGCTATCTTTGCAATGGTATTAACAGGAAAAGATTTAATACAGGATAAAAAATTATTAAATGCAGTGAAAAAAGAATTTAACCAAATAAATAATTAA